Proteins encoded together in one Candidatus Bathyarchaeota archaeon window:
- a CDS encoding nitroreductase family protein yields the protein MDFFEAVEGRRSIRAFRGDPVDDGVLRRVLEAAQWAPSAGNLQAREFIVVRDPKVKGDLARAALGQWFMAEAPVNIVVCANLERSASRYGDRGRRFYAWMDAAAAVENLILAAHALGLASCWIGAYRDEEVAEVLGLPGWIKPVAIIPLGYPGERAHPTPRMSVEKLTFRDRYGQKWRPEA from the coding sequence GTGGATTTCTTCGAGGCCGTGGAGGGGAGGAGGAGCATCAGGGCCTTCAGGGGGGATCCCGTGGACGACGGGGTCCTCAGGAGGGTTCTGGAGGCCGCCCAATGGGCCCCCTCAGCGGGGAACCTTCAAGCCAGGGAATTCATAGTTGTGAGGGATCCAAAAGTTAAGGGGGATCTCGCCAGGGCTGCCCTAGGGCAATGGTTCATGGCCGAGGCCCCCGTGAACATCGTGGTGTGCGCCAACCTGGAGAGGTCCGCCTCCAGATACGGGGACCGCGGCAGGAGGTTCTACGCCTGGATGGACGCCGCGGCGGCCGTGGAGAACCTCATCCTCGCAGCCCACGCCCTAGGCTTGGCCTCATGCTGGATAGGAGCCTACCGGGATGAGGAGGTCGCCGAGGTATTGGGGCTGCCTGGATGGATTAAGCCCGTGGCGATAATACCCCTGGGGTATCCTGGGGAGAGGGCCCATCCCACCCCGAGGATGAGCGTCGAGAAATTAACCTTCCGGGATAGATACGGTCAAAAGTGGAGGCCTGAAGCCTGA
- a CDS encoding NAD+ synthase translates to MALTIPGLDYDLERRRIVEFIRGAVEESGSTGVVLGLSGGVDSSVAAALCAEALGSERVLGLVMPTGFTPREDLEDAYWLAGRYGLRVRRIDVDPIVEGILRSMDVGSDAPRIALGNLRARIRMVLNYYFANAEGRLVVGTGDLSEYLLGYYTKHGDGAADLYPIIHLFKSEVRLLGRSLGLPEKLTGKPSSPQLWPGHRARDELPADYEVMDPILYGLFILGLKPERVAEEADAPPSLVEEIYDRHRRTQHKRSLGLRLERV, encoded by the coding sequence TTGGCTTTAACCATTCCAGGTTTGGATTACGATCTTGAGCGGCGCAGGATCGTCGAGTTCATAAGGGGGGCCGTGGAGGAATCAGGGTCCACGGGGGTTGTCCTAGGCCTCAGCGGGGGTGTCGACAGCTCCGTCGCAGCCGCCCTATGCGCCGAGGCCCTGGGCTCGGAGAGGGTGCTGGGCCTGGTGATGCCCACGGGGTTCACCCCCAGGGAGGACTTGGAGGACGCCTACTGGCTGGCCGGGAGGTATGGATTAAGGGTTAGGAGGATAGATGTGGATCCCATAGTGGAGGGGATTCTCAGATCGATGGATGTAGGCTCGGATGCGCCCAGGATCGCCTTGGGGAACCTTAGGGCGAGGATCAGGATGGTCCTGAACTACTACTTCGCCAACGCGGAGGGGAGGCTCGTCGTGGGGACGGGGGATCTCTCGGAGTATCTCCTGGGCTACTATACGAAGCATGGAGACGGGGCGGCCGATCTATATCCCATAATCCACCTCTTCAAATCCGAGGTTAGGCTCCTCGGCAGGAGCCTGGGCCTCCCCGAAAAGCTTACGGGTAAACCCTCATCGCCCCAGCTCTGGCCTGGGCACAGGGCGAGGGACGAGCTCCCCGCGGACTACGAGGTGATGGACCCCATATTATACGGCCTCTTCATCCTAGGGTTAAAGCCTGAAAGGGTCGCGGAGGAGGCGGATGCACCCCCGAGCCTAGTGGAGGAGATATACGACCGGCATAGGAGGACCCAGCATAAGAGGAGCCTAGGTCTAAGGCTCGAGAGGGTCTGA
- the nikR gene encoding nickel-responsive transcriptional regulator NikR, whose translation MEGIIRVSVTLPPSLLEKLDRMVSEAGYPNRSKAVQDALNAYISEHEWTISRRGLKTGLITVLYDHTAKGLEEALTDIQHRHLGTIISAMHVHLSEHHCLEAIAVKGAAEEIVSLLNDLRSLRGVAHAKLLTI comes from the coding sequence TTGGAGGGCATCATACGTGTAAGCGTGACCCTTCCCCCCTCCCTACTGGAGAAGCTGGATAGGATGGTCTCGGAGGCGGGCTATCCCAACCGTTCTAAGGCCGTCCAAGACGCCTTAAACGCCTACATATCGGAGCATGAATGGACGATAAGCCGGAGGGGCTTGAAGACGGGGCTCATAACCGTCCTTTACGATCACACGGCGAAGGGATTGGAGGAGGCCCTAACCGACATCCAGCATAGACATCTAGGAACCATCATATCGGCCATGCACGTACACCTCTCGGAGCACCATTGCCTCGAAGCCATAGCCGTAAAAGGTGCCGCTGAGGAGATAGTAAGCCTCCTCAACGATCTGAGATCCCTTAGGGGAGTAGCCCATGCGAAGCTGCTGACCATTTAG
- a CDS encoding nucleotidyltransferase domain-containing protein: MTGLGLEGAWERAKLLKDWRSWADRIAVSAREVLAGSLKGVYVFGSVVRGEAVAASDVDLLVVAEALPDNQRGRSELKYEILRGAGLPDVNPFQIHLVDEREAEAYLRHTGRSILRIDGSED, encoded by the coding sequence GTGACAGGGTTAGGTCTAGAAGGGGCTTGGGAGAGGGCTAAGCTACTAAAGGATTGGAGATCCTGGGCTGACAGGATAGCTGTATCCGCTCGGGAGGTCCTAGCTGGAAGCCTTAAAGGCGTGTACGTCTTCGGGAGCGTCGTGAGGGGAGAGGCTGTGGCGGCCTCTGATGTGGACCTCCTGGTCGTAGCTGAAGCCCTGCCCGACAACCAGCGGGGAAGGTCCGAATTGAAGTACGAGATCCTCCGGGGCGCGGGGCTCCCCGACGTGAACCCCTTCCAGATCCATTTAGTGGACGAAAGAGAGGCTGAAGCCTACCTCAGGCATACGGGACGCTCCATATTGAGGATCGACGGATCCGAGGATTGA
- a CDS encoding HEPN domain-containing protein, which produces MGVREEVDLMRRRARGFLEAADYMLTHGLYDLAAFNSEQASQLYLKATLLELVGDYPRTHSVIALLKELRRMDEGVEEFIAENREGLHFLEDSYLTSRYFLKVFDEEDGRYLASLASKVVELCDRVRSRRGLGEG; this is translated from the coding sequence TTGGGCGTCAGGGAGGAGGTTGACCTTATGCGCAGGAGAGCGAGGGGTTTCCTGGAGGCGGCCGACTACATGCTGACCCATGGCCTATACGACTTGGCTGCCTTCAACTCCGAGCAGGCCTCCCAGCTCTATTTGAAGGCTACCCTGCTGGAGTTGGTGGGGGACTATCCCAGAACCCATTCCGTAATCGCCCTATTAAAGGAGTTAAGGCGCATGGATGAAGGGGTGGAGGAGTTTATAGCTGAGAACAGGGAGGGACTGCACTTCCTAGAGGACTCCTACCTCACAAGCAGGTACTTCCTTAAGGTCTTCGACGAGGAGGATGGGAGATACCTGGCCTCCCTAGCCAGCAAGGTGGTGGAGCTCTGTGACAGGGTTAGGTCTAGAAGGGGCTTGGGAGAGGGCTAA
- a CDS encoding DUF2116 family Zn-ribbon domain-containing protein, with the protein MPKRKGFEQVAAPIPKHKHCPICGAPISMNKRFCSVECEETDRKFNRRRTYMMIITMAMFPIILIVMMLLTPKH; encoded by the coding sequence ATGCCTAAGCGTAAGGGCTTCGAGCAGGTTGCCGCCCCGATCCCCAAGCATAAGCACTGCCCTATATGCGGCGCCCCCATCTCCATGAACAAGAGGTTCTGCAGCGTCGAATGTGAGGAGACGGACCGCAAGTTCAACCGCCGCCGAACCTACATGATGATCATAACCATGGCCATGTTTCCGATAATACTGATCGTGATGATGCTGTTGACCCCCAAGCACTAG
- the cofE gene encoding coenzyme F420-0:L-glutamate ligase — translation MGPGDDLAGLAVEALDRMGLGLLDGDIIAYSSKLVSKAEGRIRDVRCVEASRRARVLAAGLGRPAGFIQLVLDESLRVLGIWNSLLVVLDRRGMVCVNAGVDKSNVEGEYCYTLLPEDPYGSAKRLLRGLKAASGVSRLGVLIVDSTTRPFRRGLSHYALAYAGFKGLVDHRGSRDIYGRTLRFKVSSTADELASAAGLAMGEASERLGAALIRGLGSLTTGEEEGMEGLTVEEHEDIYRGLT, via the coding sequence GTGGGTCCGGGGGATGACCTGGCTGGCTTGGCCGTTGAAGCCCTGGACCGTATGGGTTTAGGGCTCCTCGACGGCGATATCATCGCGTATAGCTCGAAGCTCGTCTCCAAGGCTGAGGGCAGAATCCGCGACGTGAGATGTGTTGAGGCCTCCCGGAGGGCTAGGGTCTTAGCCGCCGGCTTGGGTAGGCCCGCGGGCTTCATCCAGCTCGTATTGGATGAATCCCTCAGGGTGTTAGGGATCTGGAATAGCCTCCTGGTAGTCCTGGATAGGAGGGGCATGGTATGCGTGAACGCGGGGGTGGATAAGTCCAACGTGGAGGGTGAATACTGCTACACCCTCCTCCCGGAGGATCCCTACGGGTCTGCTAAGAGGCTCCTCCGGGGGCTCAAGGCGGCGTCGGGGGTGAGCCGGCTGGGCGTATTGATAGTGGACTCCACGACCAGGCCCTTCAGGAGGGGCCTCAGCCACTACGCCCTAGCCTACGCGGGCTTCAAGGGCCTCGTAGACCATAGGGGGAGCAGGGACATCTACGGGAGAACCCTCAGGTTCAAGGTATCATCAACCGCCGATGAATTAGCATCCGCCGCGGGCCTCGCCATGGGGGAGGCATCCGAGAGGCTGGGGGCAGCCCTCATCCGGGGGCTGGGAAGCCTCACCACAGGCGAAGAAGAAGGAATGGAAGGGCTGACCGTGGAGGAGCATGAAGACATATACCGCGGATTGACGTGA
- a CDS encoding TIM barrel protein — MAKVSCNIDAFRHSNKPYTYAFKRLSELGFDAVEPEALDGRCIYTIYHFCPMISMEDDPSEVKRLASDYGLEISCLSAHTSLLNTEYGTRYLKRAIKFADKLDAPIVNTSEGPKPPGMSDEEAFNLIKYTLKEVLEMAENYGIKVTIEPHGEYTTSAEGLKKILDLVDSDLFGVNFDTGNVYLAGNDPVSTLRGVAEKVLYVHVKDIGGALLRERGKVTGTPVGVAVGKGNVNIRECVSVLKSVGYDGVYSIEAGEPDLEESIKYLRSII; from the coding sequence TTGGCTAAGGTGAGCTGTAATATAGATGCTTTTAGGCATTCGAATAAGCCTTACACCTACGCCTTCAAGCGTTTAAGCGAGCTCGGCTTCGACGCGGTGGAGCCTGAGGCCTTGGACGGCAGATGCATCTACACGATCTATCACTTCTGCCCCATGATCAGCATGGAGGACGATCCCTCGGAGGTCAAAAGGCTCGCATCCGATTACGGCTTGGAGATCTCATGCCTGAGCGCCCATACGTCCCTGCTCAACACCGAATATGGTACACGCTACTTGAAAAGGGCTATAAAGTTCGCCGATAAGCTCGACGCGCCCATAGTTAACACCTCTGAAGGACCTAAGCCTCCAGGGATGAGCGATGAGGAGGCCTTCAACCTCATCAAGTACACCTTGAAGGAAGTCCTGGAGATGGCTGAAAACTATGGGATTAAGGTCACCATAGAGCCCCACGGCGAATACACTACGAGCGCTGAAGGTCTCAAAAAAATATTGGACCTGGTCGACTCGGATCTATTCGGAGTAAACTTCGATACGGGTAACGTATACTTGGCAGGTAACGATCCCGTCTCCACCTTGAGGGGGGTCGCTGAAAAAGTCTTATATGTACACGTGAAGGATATAGGCGGCGCCCTACTGAGAGAGAGGGGTAAGGTCACAGGTACGCCCGTAGGCGTAGCCGTTGGGAAAGGCAACGTTAACATCAGGGAATGCGTCTCGGTCTTAAAATCTGTGGGATACGATGGAGTTTACTCCATAGAGGCGGGGGAGCCGGACCTCGAGGAGAGTATAAAATATCTGAGATCGATAATATAG
- a CDS encoding ABC transporter ATP-binding protein, producing MARVTVKNLTKRFGRITAVNQLNLDVEDKKFVCLLGPSGCGKTTTLRMIAGLEVPDEGEIYIGDELVNDLTPAERDIAMVFQFYALYPTLNVYENLAFPLKAQKTPRDEIDKRVKEVAEILGVSNILHLKPDQLTPGESQRVAIGRAIIRRPRVYLLDEPLTNLDAKLRARMRAELKRLQKELGQTAIYVTHDQLEAMTMADKIAVMNLGVLQQYDTPDNVYNHPENLFVAGFIGSPSMNFIECTLTEKDNHLYLDSGEFQLDVSDLKDLILEGAKGKEVVLGVRPEHIAVEAKPTGRYSFQGEVYVVEPLGDQTILDFQVGKNIVKAIVSPDFKADIGDKLWLVLSKDRFHIIDKKTEKVII from the coding sequence ATGGCTCGTGTAACCGTTAAAAACCTGACGAAGAGGTTTGGAAGGATAACAGCGGTTAACCAGTTAAACCTGGATGTTGAGGATAAGAAGTTCGTGTGCCTCCTAGGCCCCTCGGGCTGCGGCAAAACCACGACTCTCCGCATGATAGCTGGTTTGGAGGTTCCCGATGAGGGCGAGATATACATAGGGGATGAGCTGGTCAACGATCTAACCCCGGCCGAGAGGGACATAGCCATGGTCTTCCAGTTCTACGCCCTCTATCCAACCCTAAACGTCTACGAGAACCTGGCCTTCCCTTTAAAGGCGCAGAAGACCCCTAGAGACGAGATAGATAAGAGGGTCAAGGAGGTCGCGGAGATCTTAGGGGTATCAAATATACTCCACTTGAAGCCAGACCAGCTCACCCCAGGAGAATCCCAGAGGGTTGCCATAGGGAGGGCCATCATAAGGAGGCCCAGGGTATACCTCCTTGATGAGCCCCTCACAAACCTGGACGCGAAGCTGAGGGCTAGGATGAGGGCTGAGCTGAAGAGGCTGCAGAAGGAGCTGGGGCAGACCGCCATATACGTCACCCACGACCAGCTGGAGGCCATGACCATGGCCGATAAAATAGCGGTGATGAACCTGGGCGTCCTACAACAATACGATACACCCGACAACGTCTACAACCACCCGGAGAACCTTTTCGTAGCCGGCTTCATAGGAAGCCCCTCGATGAACTTCATAGAGTGCACGCTGACGGAGAAGGATAACCATCTCTACCTGGATAGCGGGGAGTTCCAACTCGACGTAAGCGACCTCAAAGACCTAATACTCGAAGGAGCCAAGGGAAAAGAAGTAGTCCTAGGCGTCAGGCCGGAGCATATAGCCGTAGAAGCCAAGCCTACGGGGAGATACTCCTTCCAAGGCGAAGTATACGTGGTGGAACCTCTAGGCGATCAGACAATCCTAGACTTTCAAGTCGGAAAGAACATAGTTAAGGCCATAGTATCCCCGGACTTTAAGGCGGACATAGGAGATAAACTATGGCTCGTACTCTCCAAGGATAGGTTCCATATAATAGATAAAAAGACGGAGAAAGTAATAATCTAG
- a CDS encoding ABC transporter ATP-binding protein: protein MAEVKLNNVSKTTGALCPVFNIDLKVADKEFLTILAPSGSGKSTILRLIAGLEVPDEGEIYIGDELVNDLTPAERDIAMVFQTYALYPHLTVYRNLSSPLEAKNTPKDEIESRVKEVAEILGITHLLEKYPTQLSGGEMQRVAIGRAIIRRPRVYLLDEPLTNLDAKLRVHMRAELKRLQKELGQTMIYATHDEMEALSMSDKIAVLHHGRIAQYGTPMDIFQHPKNLFVATFVGTPSMNLFDCSLVEEEGRTYLEGEAFKIDVSDLAGLIRDRLRNNELILGIRPNDFEVHSEKPPGDHIEGEVYVVEPMGAIAVVDVKVGGELTKVKVPGSYPLDIGSKVWLAFSKDKMHVFDKKTGEAIL, encoded by the coding sequence ATGGCTGAAGTAAAACTTAACAACGTATCGAAGACGACGGGAGCCCTATGCCCCGTCTTCAACATAGACCTTAAGGTGGCCGATAAGGAGTTCCTCACCATCCTAGCACCTAGCGGCTCAGGTAAGAGCACCATCCTACGCCTAATAGCTGGTTTGGAGGTTCCCGATGAGGGCGAGATATACATAGGGGATGAGCTGGTCAACGATCTAACCCCGGCCGAGAGGGATATAGCCATGGTCTTCCAGACCTACGCCCTCTACCCCCATCTAACGGTCTACAGGAACCTGTCCTCGCCGTTGGAGGCGAAGAACACCCCTAAGGATGAGATAGAATCCAGGGTTAAGGAGGTCGCTGAGATCCTGGGCATCACGCATCTCCTCGAAAAGTATCCCACACAGCTGAGCGGGGGCGAGATGCAGAGGGTTGCCATAGGGAGGGCCATCATAAGGAGGCCCAGGGTATACCTCCTTGATGAGCCCCTCACAAACCTGGACGCGAAGCTGAGGGTTCACATGAGGGCTGAGCTGAAGAGGCTGCAGAAGGAGCTGGGGCAGACCATGATCTACGCCACCCACGATGAGATGGAGGCCCTCAGCATGTCCGACAAGATCGCCGTACTCCACCATGGCAGGATAGCCCAATACGGCACCCCCATGGATATATTTCAACATCCCAAGAACCTCTTCGTAGCCACCTTCGTCGGGACACCCTCAATGAACCTCTTCGACTGCTCCCTCGTAGAGGAGGAGGGGCGGACGTATCTTGAGGGGGAAGCCTTCAAGATAGACGTCTCAGATCTCGCCGGCCTGATCCGGGATAGGCTGAGGAACAATGAGCTAATACTGGGCATACGCCCCAACGACTTCGAGGTCCATAGTGAGAAGCCCCCCGGAGACCATATAGAGGGAGAAGTCTACGTTGTAGAACCCATGGGCGCCATAGCGGTCGTAGACGTGAAGGTGGGCGGGGAGCTTACAAAGGTTAAGGTTCCAGGCTCCTACCCCCTGGATATCGGAAGCAAAGTATGGCTCGCGTTCTCCAAGGATAAGATGCATGTATTCGATAAGAAAACCGGGGAGGCCATACTCTAA
- a CDS encoding carbohydrate ABC transporter permease yields the protein MDRRTKRNIIKGVKYLLIAIVTAVWFFPVYWLIATSLKTRLEMFAIPPKWLFNPVPDNFIDVFWERRYGLTPGPTEFPKFLFNSFFISLSSIGLVILIGTLAAYSFSRFELRGKNTWLFFILSTRMLPPIAVVIPIYLMYQRLGLLNNYIGLIALYIMFNMAFAVWMMKGFFDEIPRELDEAAMVDGYSRMGAFRKAVLPQALTGIAATAVFCLIMAWNEFLFAYILSGFDTRTVPVALARIRGESGINWGTITATEVIYITPVIVFTFFLQKYLLRGITFGTVKGR from the coding sequence ATGGATCGGAGAACGAAGAGGAATATAATTAAGGGCGTAAAATACCTGTTAATCGCTATAGTGACGGCCGTATGGTTCTTCCCCGTATACTGGCTTATAGCGACCTCTCTGAAGACTAGGCTTGAGATGTTCGCTATTCCGCCTAAATGGCTATTCAATCCCGTCCCGGATAATTTCATAGACGTATTCTGGGAGCGTAGATATGGCTTAACCCCTGGACCCACGGAGTTCCCCAAGTTCCTCTTCAACAGCTTCTTCATCTCCCTATCCAGCATAGGCTTAGTTATACTCATAGGGACTCTGGCGGCCTACAGCTTCTCAAGGTTTGAGTTGAGAGGGAAGAATACATGGCTCTTCTTCATATTATCGACACGCATGCTGCCTCCCATAGCCGTCGTGATCCCTATATACCTCATGTACCAGAGGTTAGGTCTCCTGAACAATTATATCGGGTTAATCGCCCTATACATAATGTTTAACATGGCTTTCGCCGTCTGGATGATGAAGGGGTTCTTCGATGAGATACCTAGGGAATTGGATGAGGCTGCCATGGTGGATGGGTACTCCCGTATGGGGGCATTCAGGAAGGCGGTTCTACCCCAAGCCCTCACCGGTATAGCTGCGACGGCGGTGTTCTGCCTGATCATGGCTTGGAACGAGTTCCTGTTCGCCTACATCCTTTCGGGATTCGACACCAGGACGGTGCCTGTGGCTTTGGCGAGGATCAGGGGTGAATCCGGCATAAACTGGGGAACCATCACGGCCACGGAGGTCATCTACATAACTCCCGTGATAGTCTTCACGTTCTTCCTCCAGAAGTACCTGCTCCGAGGCATAACTTTCGGAACCGTGAAGGGGAGATAA
- a CDS encoding sugar ABC transporter permease, giving the protein MKEKNLKWILILPAVIILLFLVFYPLLWSLGLSFYEYSTMIVRPPKFVGLQNFIDVINDPTIWHNFKVTAYFLAVALPLEFLLGFGIALLLYEEFKGRRIVLTILLIPMMLAPIAVGVFYRFIYDSTFGIFTYILSQIGVKQFEWYTYKWVIPCVALVDVWQWTPFMMLILLAGLMAVPQYLYEAASIDRAGWMMKFRYITLPIIKPLVGIAVLFRTMDILKVFDTVFILTDGGPGNASELISFRIYREAFQYFHTGKASALSYIFLVIIIVLTNIYLRFLTRRPAEARVTREV; this is encoded by the coding sequence GTGAAGGAGAAAAACCTCAAATGGATTCTGATACTCCCCGCCGTCATAATACTTCTATTCCTGGTATTCTATCCGCTTTTATGGTCACTAGGCCTAAGCTTTTACGAGTATTCCACCATGATTGTACGCCCACCTAAGTTTGTAGGTTTACAGAATTTCATCGATGTAATTAATGACCCTACCATATGGCATAACTTTAAGGTTACAGCGTATTTCCTAGCCGTGGCGCTCCCCTTAGAGTTCCTTTTGGGCTTCGGGATAGCCCTCCTGCTCTACGAGGAGTTTAAAGGCCGGCGCATAGTCCTAACAATACTGCTAATACCGATGATGTTAGCCCCCATCGCCGTCGGGGTCTTCTACAGGTTCATATACGACTCCACGTTCGGCATATTCACGTATATCCTTTCGCAGATCGGCGTGAAACAATTTGAATGGTACACTTATAAGTGGGTTATCCCATGCGTGGCTTTAGTGGATGTATGGCAGTGGACACCCTTCATGATGCTCATCCTCCTCGCGGGTTTAATGGCCGTACCCCAGTACCTCTACGAAGCGGCAAGTATAGACCGGGCGGGCTGGATGATGAAGTTCAGGTATATAACCCTCCCGATAATAAAGCCGCTGGTAGGGATCGCCGTGCTCTTCAGGACTATGGACATATTAAAGGTGTTCGATACCGTATTCATACTCACTGACGGGGGGCCTGGAAATGCCTCGGAGCTGATCTCATTCAGAATATACAGGGAGGCTTTCCAGTATTTCCATACCGGGAAGGCCTCAGCCCTATCATATATTTTCCTGGTCATAATAATAGTCTTGACGAATATTTATCTTAGGTTCCTCACCCGACGACCAGCTGAGGCTCGAGTCACACGGGAGGTGTAG
- a CDS encoding extracellular solute-binding protein has product MGRRILSTLTNRSAITKLQAAVVVIIIVIAAIAGAWYFAMPKRKGPVTLVFTSPEWLPGSLTGEIAKGFTEWSQKRLGYPVTVKMDLNPWGTYHDRLATVFAAKGSDFDLLISDSQFVGEFAEGGHIIKLNDWIKEHHGKDINMFDFPPRLVKYFCTYPVWDFDEEKFARGDLQMDKVNYWGLPHEADVMGLVWRADLFRHPDERAAFKAKYGYDLPQTYDDWMNWVTWLHFKDFAEFFTRKAGEKLAGEVLTEDFYGCTTWNAKYDSSPYQFHSYLWDMGGDIWSGPPGFKASGYINSELAVEAAEWYASLRPFEPPGSESYWFDEAVTAMAQGKVAMSINAVGFIGPIWDPSKSKVAAGAECTVWPGMVRDHGPYADGKYYKITQLVGQPMCVSTYSKYKEEALAFFIYWFEDEQQWKWSDGGGGVAALHIINTDRFINAAPWNRAVKDTIGIQKDFWNVPVYNELMLTEGETLNLIYAGEVKNIKAALDALAARHDEIIKSWAEASPYAKAAGYTG; this is encoded by the coding sequence ATGGGTAGAAGGATCCTCTCCACCCTAACCAACAGATCCGCCATAACAAAACTTCAGGCAGCGGTGGTCGTCATCATAATCGTGATCGCCGCTATAGCAGGCGCATGGTACTTCGCCATGCCCAAGAGGAAGGGCCCGGTAACCCTGGTGTTCACCAGCCCCGAGTGGCTGCCCGGCTCCCTTACGGGGGAGATAGCTAAAGGCTTCACGGAGTGGTCCCAGAAACGCCTGGGATACCCGGTCACCGTGAAGATGGACCTAAACCCATGGGGCACCTACCACGATAGGCTGGCTACGGTGTTCGCCGCCAAGGGAAGCGACTTCGACCTATTAATATCGGACAGCCAGTTCGTAGGGGAATTCGCCGAGGGAGGCCACATCATAAAGCTCAACGACTGGATCAAGGAGCACCACGGCAAGGACATCAACATGTTCGACTTCCCACCTAGGCTTGTCAAATATTTCTGTACGTACCCGGTATGGGACTTCGATGAGGAGAAGTTTGCGCGCGGCGACCTTCAAATGGACAAGGTCAACTATTGGGGGCTGCCTCATGAAGCTGATGTCATGGGCCTCGTATGGAGGGCCGACCTGTTCAGGCATCCCGACGAGAGGGCTGCCTTCAAGGCCAAGTACGGTTACGATCTTCCACAAACCTATGACGACTGGATGAACTGGGTGACGTGGCTCCACTTCAAGGATTTCGCCGAGTTCTTCACTAGGAAAGCAGGAGAAAAATTAGCGGGCGAAGTACTAACCGAGGACTTCTATGGATGCACCACATGGAACGCGAAATACGACTCCAGCCCATATCAGTTCCACTCATACCTCTGGGATATGGGCGGCGACATCTGGTCTGGGCCACCGGGATTCAAAGCTTCAGGGTACATAAACAGCGAACTAGCCGTTGAAGCAGCGGAATGGTATGCGTCGTTAAGGCCTTTTGAGCCGCCTGGATCCGAGAGCTACTGGTTCGACGAGGCGGTAACAGCAATGGCCCAAGGCAAAGTGGCAATGTCCATAAATGCTGTAGGATTTATAGGGCCGATCTGGGACCCCTCAAAGTCGAAGGTAGCCGCTGGCGCGGAATGCACTGTGTGGCCTGGAATGGTCAGGGATCATGGACCGTACGCCGACGGGAAATACTATAAGATTACGCAGCTGGTCGGCCAACCCATGTGCGTCAGCACCTACTCTAAGTATAAGGAGGAAGCCCTGGCATTCTTTATATACTGGTTCGAGGATGAGCAGCAGTGGAAATGGTCCGACGGCGGCGGGGGCGTAGCCGCGCTCCACATAATCAACACCGATAGGTTCATAAATGCCGCTCCATGGAATAGAGCCGTGAAGGATACGATAGGGATACAGAAGGACTTCTGGAACGTGCCGGTGTACAATGAGTTGATGCTCACCGAAGGCGAGACCCTCAACTTGATCTACGCTGGGGAAGTCAAGAATATTAAGGCCGCCCTGGATGCATTAGCCGCCAGGCATGACGAAATAATAAAGAGCTGGGCCGAAGCCTCGCCATACGCCAAAGCAGCAGGATACACAGGATAA